The genomic DNA TTCTGTTTTTATGGCAAAGGATTACCCTCTTTATTTTGCCGGGGCCGGAGCAGTGTTTGGTTCGGTTACCGGCGCACTTACATCAGCCTTAATTTTATGGTTGTTTCTTAAGAAAAAAAATAAAAAGTTCGTATTTACAAAGGCTTTAAGGCTGACGCGCTCTCAAACGGCCAGAATGATAAAGGCGTTGTCCATTGAAGGGACAGCGATCTGTATTACTGGAATGCTTTTGATTATTATTCAGCTGGCAGATTCCCTCAATTTATATTCCCTGCTTATTGTTTCAGGCGCAGGCCGAGAAGAAGCAAAAGTCCTGAAAGGAATTTATGATCGCGGCCAGCCGCTCATCCAGCTTGGAACCGCGCCTGCGACTTCATTGTCTTTAACACTTGTACCGTTGATTTCTCGTGAAAAATTAAAAGCGAAAAAAGATCTATTGTTGGAAAAAATTAAATCAGCGATTCAAATTAGTGTAATTATTGGAACTGGTGCTTCAGTCGGATTATGGAGCATTATCGAGCCGACAAATAAAATGCTTTTTGAAAACTCAGAAGGCTCTAATGTGCTGGCTGTCTTATGTTTCATCATTTTATTAAGCTCTATTATTATTACTTTATCGAGCATTCTTCAGGGTATGGGCTATACACTATTTCCTGCATTGACCATCTTAGCCGGGTTTGCTTTAAAGCTTATGGGAAATCTTATCTTAGTTCCTTCTTTCGGCATTATGGGAGCTGCGATGGCATCTTTAGCAACATTTGCTTTTATCATGATATTATTGATGGTGAAAGTTTGGATGATTATTGGAACTCGATTGTTATCGGCTCGCTTGTTATTCGTTGTCATGTTGGCGGCAGGTGTAATGGCTTTGATCCTGCATGTTTATATAACGTTTTCAGATCGACTCTTTTTTATAAGTGAAGCAGGCCGCATTGCATCAGCGATTCAGGCTGTCAGCGCAGTTGGACTTGGCGGGCTTGTCTACTTATGGATCATTTTAAGAGGACATATCCTTAAGAAAGAAGAAATTGCACTGCTTCCATTAGGAAGCAAGTTATTATTATTACTGCCAAAAAGAGATTAGGAGAAGAACCATATGGCCAAAAAAATTGTCATTGTTGGACTTGGTGCGGGAGATTTAGATCAGCTCCCATTAGGGGTATATAAAAAACTTACTGGAAGTAAAAATATTTATTTACGGACAAAAGAGCATCCAGTTGTTTATGAGCTCGAAAAAGAGGGAGTTCAATTTGAGTCCTTTGATTATATTTATGAAAAACATGAAAAATTTGAAGATGTTTATGAGGAAATTTGCACTGTACTGCTGCAACAAGCAGCTGCAGAAACAATTGTTTATGCAGTACCCGGTCATCCCCTTGTTGCTGAAAAAACGGTACAGTTATTGTTAGAAAGGGGAAAAAAACAGGGGATTGAAATAGAAATCGGGGGAGGTCAAAGTTTTCTTGACTCTCTCTTTCAAGCTTTAAAAATCGATCCGATTGAAGGGTTTCAGCTACTCGATGGCACATTTTTAAAACGCGACAATATAAATCTTACCCAGCACGTTATTATTGGCCAGGTTTATGATGCTTTTGTTGCCTCCGAAGTAAAACTAACTTTGATGGAAAAGCTTCCTGATGATTATGAAATCTATATTGTGACAGCTGCAGGAAGCAAAAACGAATGCATTAAGAAAATTCCACTTTACGAACTGGACAGGGAAATGGAGTTAAACAATTTAACATCTGTATACATTCCTCCGGTTTCTGATGAAAAGCTGCTTTATAAAGAATTTACAAAGCTTAGGGAAATTATTGCTGAATTAAGAGGACCAAACGGATGTCCATGGGATAAAAAACAAACACATCAGTCGCTAAAAAAATATCTAATTGAAGAAGCTTATGAATTAATTGAAGCAATTAATCTTGACGATATTGATCATATGATTGAAGAACTTGGAGACGTGCTCTTGCAAGTAATGCTTCATGCGCAAATTGGAGAGGATGAAGGGTTCTTTTCCATTGATGATATTATAGAATCAATATCTGCAAAAATGATTAGACGCCACCCGCATGTATTCGGCGATACCCAAGCTCTAAATGTAGAAGCTGTTTTGCAAAATTGGGAGCAGATTAAAAAGGCAGAAAAAGGTGGAAAGCCTTCCTCTAGGTTAAAAGGGGTAGGAAGAGGCCTGCCTAATTTGCTGAGAGCTTTTGCGTTGCAAAAAGAAGCGGCAAAAGTTGGTTTTGATTGGAAAGAAATTCAGCCTGCCTGGGAGAAAGTAAAAGAAGAATTAGAAGAATTTCAGAGTGAGATTGTAAAACCAGAACAGAATGAGAATTTATTTAAAGAGTATGGAGATTTGCTTTTTGCACTCGTTAATATTGCCCGGTTTTGCAATATTGATCCTGAAGAAGCTTTGTTTGAGGCTAATCAAAAATTTATCCGCAGATTTTCCTATGTAGAGCAAAAAGTGATTGAGAGCGGTAAATCCTTTGAACAGTTTTCATTAGAAGAACTTGATTCGTTTTGGGACGAAGCAAAAAAACAAGGATTATAACGTAAATAACAGGGGAGAGTGAAAAGAATGCGGCTCGATAAATTTTTAAAAGTCTCACGGCTTATTAAACGCCGGACATTAGCAAAAGAAGTTTCAGACCAAGGAAGGATTACAATTAACGGCCAGCAAGCAAAAGCCAGCTCTACAGTGAAAGAAGGAGATGAACTGACTATCCGGTTTGGCCAGAAGATTGTAACTGTAAAAGTAGAAAAGCTTCAAGAAACATCTCGCAAAGAAGAAGCGGCTGAAATGTACTCTGTCATTAAAGAAGAGAGAATACAGGAAACTGAATAATTGAGGAAAGCGGGGGTTTCGT from Bacillus methanolicus MGA3 includes the following:
- a CDS encoding polysaccharide biosynthesis protein; the protein is MKPEIESKQVVKGAFLLTVAAIITKILSAIYRVPFQNIAGDIGFYIYQQVYPFYGAAVVLSTYGFPVVISKLYAEKMSLNDRDGANQLLVISFFFLLLLGLICFFGLYTGADWLSRLMGDSNLAPLFKVISLVFLIFPFISVLRGYFQGKNDMVPTAVSQIGEQTVRVATILTLASVFMAKDYPLYFAGAGAVFGSVTGALTSALILWLFLKKKNKKFVFTKALRLTRSQTARMIKALSIEGTAICITGMLLIIIQLADSLNLYSLLIVSGAGREEAKVLKGIYDRGQPLIQLGTAPATSLSLTLVPLISREKLKAKKDLLLEKIKSAIQISVIIGTGASVGLWSIIEPTNKMLFENSEGSNVLAVLCFIILLSSIIITLSSILQGMGYTLFPALTILAGFALKLMGNLILVPSFGIMGAAMASLATFAFIMILLMVKVWMIIGTRLLSARLLFVVMLAAGVMALILHVYITFSDRLFFISEAGRIASAIQAVSAVGLGGLVYLWIILRGHILKKEEIALLPLGSKLLLLLPKRD
- a CDS encoding RNA-binding S4 domain-containing protein; the protein is MRLDKFLKVSRLIKRRTLAKEVSDQGRITINGQQAKASSTVKEGDELTIRFGQKIVTVKVEKLQETSRKEEAAEMYSVIKEERIQETE
- the mazG gene encoding nucleoside triphosphate pyrophosphohydrolase; this encodes MAKKIVIVGLGAGDLDQLPLGVYKKLTGSKNIYLRTKEHPVVYELEKEGVQFESFDYIYEKHEKFEDVYEEICTVLLQQAAAETIVYAVPGHPLVAEKTVQLLLERGKKQGIEIEIGGGQSFLDSLFQALKIDPIEGFQLLDGTFLKRDNINLTQHVIIGQVYDAFVASEVKLTLMEKLPDDYEIYIVTAAGSKNECIKKIPLYELDREMELNNLTSVYIPPVSDEKLLYKEFTKLREIIAELRGPNGCPWDKKQTHQSLKKYLIEEAYELIEAINLDDIDHMIEELGDVLLQVMLHAQIGEDEGFFSIDDIIESISAKMIRRHPHVFGDTQALNVEAVLQNWEQIKKAEKGGKPSSRLKGVGRGLPNLLRAFALQKEAAKVGFDWKEIQPAWEKVKEELEEFQSEIVKPEQNENLFKEYGDLLFALVNIARFCNIDPEEALFEANQKFIRRFSYVEQKVIESGKSFEQFSLEELDSFWDEAKKQGL